One genomic window of Desulfobacterales bacterium includes the following:
- a CDS encoding menaquinone biosynthesis decarboxylase, which produces MNNPGAYQNLGQFINALDRAGELSRIHKPVSACLEISRITDRESKRPAGGKALLFENVMDSAFPVATNLFGSPHRICMALGVGHLDQLGERIREFIDFNPPRTLKEALHIVPMAIGVSRFFPRRFKSGTPPCQQVVIKGDAVDLSKLPVLHCWPADGGPFVTLPLVITRSPVTGKRNVGMYRMQIFDRQTTGMHWHIHKDGSHYYQEYCRLGKPMPVAVAIGADPATVYSATAPMPRGVDELMLAGFIRRKPVAMTRAVTVDLEVPAEAEFILEGYVTPGELRREGPFGDHTGYYSLEDDYPVFHVTAVTHRKDAVYHATLVGPPPMEDCYLAKATERLFLPMIQAVMPEITDYWFPWEGVFHNIVIVSIDKEYPGHAQKIMSGLWGQGQMSFCKAIVVVDKTVDCQDSGSVLEAFIRHFDLASDITLSKGVLDVLDHSSPLPNFGNKIGIDLTARCLGEPPRTGAEQAAVHPDEQPVPGNISDRVSGAVNCRQLLESISFSAQSGNRLLAITVEKTSTRGGSYFAEQLLCCPEIGQFNILILFDQGIDLADESQLLWKLFNNVDPDRDVIIRDNRAVVDACKKGPADGHERPWPDELTFDMSGSIITSAIVPKCGHGVPPVPGV; this is translated from the coding sequence ATGAATAATCCGGGCGCGTATCAAAATCTGGGACAATTTATCAATGCACTGGATCGGGCCGGTGAACTGTCGCGTATCCATAAACCAGTATCCGCCTGCCTGGAAATCAGTCGGATCACCGATCGGGAGTCCAAACGTCCGGCAGGCGGCAAGGCACTTCTATTTGAGAATGTAATGGATTCGGCCTTTCCGGTAGCCACAAATTTATTCGGAAGCCCTCATCGGATATGCATGGCATTAGGGGTTGGGCATCTGGATCAGCTGGGCGAGCGGATCAGGGAATTCATCGATTTTAATCCGCCCCGCACCCTTAAAGAGGCGCTTCATATCGTCCCCATGGCCATCGGGGTGTCACGGTTTTTTCCCCGCCGGTTCAAGTCTGGGACGCCGCCATGCCAGCAGGTGGTAATTAAAGGCGATGCGGTGGATCTGTCAAAGCTTCCTGTGCTTCACTGCTGGCCCGCGGACGGCGGACCTTTTGTGACCCTCCCCCTGGTAATCACCCGGAGCCCGGTTACCGGAAAGCGCAATGTGGGCATGTACCGGATGCAGATTTTTGACAGGCAGACGACCGGTATGCACTGGCATATTCACAAGGACGGCTCTCATTATTATCAGGAGTACTGTCGATTGGGGAAACCGATGCCGGTAGCGGTTGCCATCGGCGCTGATCCGGCGACCGTGTATTCTGCTACCGCGCCGATGCCCCGGGGTGTGGATGAATTGATGCTGGCAGGATTTATTCGTCGAAAACCGGTGGCCATGACCCGGGCGGTCACCGTTGATCTGGAGGTCCCTGCTGAAGCGGAATTTATCCTGGAAGGGTATGTAACGCCCGGTGAACTCCGGCGGGAAGGCCCGTTCGGGGATCATACCGGGTATTATTCCCTGGAGGATGATTATCCGGTGTTTCATGTGACGGCTGTTACCCATCGAAAGGATGCTGTTTACCATGCCACGCTGGTCGGGCCGCCCCCCATGGAGGACTGTTATCTGGCCAAAGCCACGGAACGGCTGTTTCTACCCATGATTCAGGCGGTGATGCCGGAAATAACCGATTACTGGTTTCCGTGGGAAGGCGTGTTTCATAATATTGTCATTGTATCAATTGACAAGGAATACCCCGGGCATGCCCAGAAAATTATGAGCGGCCTCTGGGGGCAGGGGCAGATGAGTTTTTGCAAGGCCATTGTCGTGGTCGATAAAACAGTGGATTGTCAGGATTCGGGCAGCGTGCTGGAAGCCTTTATCCGGCATTTTGATCTCGCCTCGGACATTACATTGAGCAAAGGGGTCCTGGATGTGCTGGATCATTCATCCCCGCTTCCTAATTTTGGTAATAAAATCGGGATCGATCTGACGGCAAGATGTCTCGGGGAACCCCCTCGCACCGGAGCGGAGCAGGCCGCTGTTCATCCTGATGAACAGCCGGTGCCTGGCAATATTTCAGACAGGGTGTCGGGCGCAGTCAATTGCCGGCAGCTGCTCGAATCGATTTCATTCTCTGCCCAATCGGGCAATCGACTGCTGGCCATAACGGTTGAAAAAACATCAACCCGGGGCGGGTCCTATTTTGCGGAACAGCTTTTGTGCTGTCCTGAAATTGGCCAATTTAATATTCTGATCCTGTTTGATCAGGGGATAGACCTTGCAGATGAATCCCAACTGCTGTGGAAACTGTTTAATAATGTGGACCCGGATCGGGATGTCATTATACGGGACAACCGGGCTGTGGTTGATGCCTGCAAAAAAGGACCGGCAGATGGCCATGAGCGCCCTTGGCCGGATGAGCTGACGTTTGATATGTCGGGCTCGATCATAACTTCGGCCATAGTTCCGAAGTGTGGTCACGGAGTCCCGCCCGTTCCCGGCGTATGA
- a CDS encoding molybdopterin biosynthesis protein — MTSRRNVYLKMKTLKEAREILFNRFPVPETFSGETIPVPDAVGRVLSEHVTARLSSPNFHAAAMDGIAVKAESTFGAHEASPRELRIGETAFYVNTGHVLPEHTNAVIMIENVQVIDEHRIEIQAPAYPWQHVRKMGEDIVATELLFTRDHVITPYCVGALLSAGIFTVRVRKKPKILIIPTGSELLDWQKCAVDHLKPGQVLETNSFVLGKLAESFGAEYVRHPLVKDDEDTIRNAVDEASGQDYDIIITVGGSSAGSEDYTRKIISDIGDILFHGVTIMPGKPVVMGVVNEKPVAGIPGYPVSAIVAFEQFVRPLIYRMQGLPEENRPEATVFPTRKISSHLGVEEFFRVKLGNVGDKIVATPLPRGSGSITTLTRADGIIRIPNHVEGLNVNEPVSAELLRPLSHIRNTIVAVGSHDNTLDVLADQIRSTHNSHLTLSSSHVGSMGGLMAIKRGVCHIAGCHLLDTETGTYNISYINKFLPGFKGVTVHLVERDQGLIVPKGNPKRIQGFEDLTRDDIIFINRQTGSGTRILLDYHLNRSQIQPDHITGYENDEFTHMSVAVAVLSGLADVGLGICAAANALDLDFIPVATEQYDLIIPEEHISSDSINVLLETIRSEAFKQRVQMLGGYNTQRTGDILHRFAG; from the coding sequence ATGACATCACGACGCAATGTATATCTGAAAATGAAGACTTTAAAAGAAGCCCGTGAAATTCTTTTCAACCGCTTCCCTGTTCCCGAAACGTTTTCCGGCGAAACCATCCCTGTTCCGGATGCCGTAGGCCGGGTATTATCCGAGCATGTCACGGCAAGACTCTCATCGCCGAACTTCCATGCAGCGGCCATGGATGGGATTGCCGTGAAGGCCGAATCCACATTCGGGGCCCATGAAGCCAGTCCCAGAGAGCTGAGGATAGGAGAAACCGCGTTTTATGTCAACACCGGCCACGTGCTGCCGGAACATACCAACGCGGTGATTATGATTGAAAACGTTCAGGTCATCGATGAGCATCGGATTGAAATCCAGGCGCCCGCCTATCCCTGGCAACATGTCAGAAAAATGGGGGAAGATATCGTGGCAACCGAACTGCTATTTACCCGGGATCACGTCATCACGCCCTATTGCGTGGGAGCGCTGCTGTCCGCAGGAATATTTACCGTCCGTGTCCGAAAAAAGCCAAAAATTTTAATTATCCCCACGGGCTCTGAACTGCTGGACTGGCAAAAATGCGCGGTAGATCATCTGAAACCCGGTCAGGTTCTGGAAACCAATTCCTTTGTTCTGGGAAAACTTGCCGAATCCTTTGGCGCTGAATATGTACGCCACCCGCTGGTGAAGGACGACGAGGATACGATTCGAAACGCCGTCGATGAAGCTTCCGGCCAGGATTATGACATCATCATTACGGTGGGAGGCTCATCAGCCGGTTCAGAAGATTATACCCGTAAAATAATCAGCGACATAGGAGATATCCTGTTTCACGGCGTTACCATCATGCCGGGAAAACCCGTTGTCATGGGGGTTGTCAATGAAAAACCGGTAGCCGGCATTCCCGGGTATCCCGTATCAGCCATTGTCGCCTTTGAACAGTTTGTCAGGCCGCTGATATATAGAATGCAGGGGCTGCCGGAGGAAAACCGTCCGGAAGCCACGGTTTTTCCGACCCGTAAAATCTCATCCCATCTGGGAGTGGAAGAATTTTTCCGGGTCAAACTCGGCAATGTCGGTGACAAAATTGTTGCCACACCCCTGCCCAGAGGGTCCGGAAGCATTACCACGCTGACCCGGGCAGACGGCATCATCCGCATTCCCAATCATGTGGAAGGGCTCAATGTCAACGAGCCGGTCAGCGCCGAACTCCTGCGTCCCCTGTCTCATATTCGCAATACCATCGTCGCCGTAGGAAGTCATGATAACACCCTGGACGTACTCGCCGACCAGATCCGCTCAACCCACAACAGCCATTTGACGCTTTCTTCAAGCCATGTGGGAAGCATGGGCGGACTGATGGCGATCAAACGCGGCGTCTGCCATATCGCCGGCTGCCATCTGCTGGATACGGAAACCGGAACCTATAATATATCCTACATCAACAAATTCCTGCCCGGATTCAAGGGGGTAACGGTTCATCTGGTCGAAAGGGACCAGGGCTTGATTGTACCCAAAGGAAATCCCAAACGCATTCAGGGCTTTGAGGATCTGACCCGTGATGATATCATCTTCATTAACCGGCAGACCGGCTCCGGCACCCGGATTCTGCTGGACTACCATCTGAACAGATCCCAAATCCAGCCGGATCATATCACCGGCTATGAAAATGACGAATTCACGCATATGTCGGTGGCCGTAGCGGTTCTCAGCGGTCTTGCGGATGTGGGGCTGGGCATTTGTGCGGCGGCAAATGCGCTGGATCTGGATTTTATACCGGTTGCAACGGAACAATACGATCTGATCATTCCCGAAGAACATATTTCCTCTGATTCTATCAATGTCCTGCTGGAAACCATTCGGTCCGAAGCATTCAAGCAGCGTGTTCAGATGCTGGGAGGCTACAACACCCAAAGAACCGGAGACATTCTGCACCGCTTTGCCGGATAG
- the amrS gene encoding AmmeMemoRadiSam system radical SAM enzyme produces MEAYLYESLPDNKVRCRLCHHRCIIHAGSRGRCNVRENQAGTLKTLVYGKLIARHIDPIEKKPLFHFLPGTRSYSIATVGCNFRCLFCQNADIAQLPTDQKGRIIGEFCSPEKIVSEARDAGCQSIAYTYTEPTVFFEYALDTSRLAHESHIKNVFVTNGFMTPEALEMISPYLDAANVDLKAFSDRYYREICGGRLEPVKETLKLMKAMDVFVEVTTLLIPGLNDSPDELNQLARFIADELGVDTPWHVSRFHPTYRLTDLPPTPVQTLELARDIGLKAGLRYVYTGNVPGDEGESTFCYNCGKLLVDRWAFTVRKNVIDRGLCPYCGVSIDGVGM; encoded by the coding sequence ATGGAAGCCTATCTGTATGAATCGTTGCCGGATAACAAGGTCCGTTGCCGGCTCTGCCATCATCGCTGTATTATTCATGCAGGCAGCCGGGGAAGATGCAATGTCCGGGAAAATCAGGCGGGCACGTTGAAAACCCTGGTGTACGGCAAGCTCATCGCCCGTCATATTGATCCGATTGAAAAAAAACCCCTGTTTCATTTTCTGCCGGGAACCCGTTCCTACTCCATTGCAACGGTGGGGTGTAATTTCCGGTGCCTGTTCTGTCAGAACGCGGATATCGCCCAGCTGCCGACCGATCAGAAAGGCAGGATCATTGGAGAGTTCTGCAGTCCGGAAAAAATTGTTTCAGAGGCCCGGGACGCCGGTTGCCAGAGTATTGCCTATACTTACACGGAGCCGACCGTATTTTTTGAATATGCCCTTGATACTTCCCGTCTGGCTCATGAAAGTCACATCAAAAACGTGTTTGTCACCAACGGGTTTATGACGCCCGAAGCGCTGGAGATGATCAGCCCGTACCTGGATGCGGCAAATGTGGATCTGAAAGCCTTCAGCGACCGGTATTACCGGGAAATCTGCGGGGGCAGACTGGAACCGGTCAAGGAAACGCTGAAACTAATGAAGGCCATGGACGTTTTTGTTGAGGTAACGACGCTGCTGATTCCGGGATTGAATGACAGCCCGGATGAACTCAACCAGCTGGCCCGGTTTATTGCCGATGAGCTGGGTGTCGATACCCCCTGGCATGTCAGCCGGTTTCATCCGACCTACCGGCTCACGGACCTTCCGCCGACGCCGGTTCAGACCCTTGAACTGGCCCGGGATATCGGCCTGAAGGCAGGCCTGAGGTATGTCTATACCGGGAATGTGCCGGGCGATGAGGGGGAAAGCACCTTCTGCTATAACTGCGGAAAGCTGCTGGTTGACCGGTGGGCTTTTACAGTTCGTAAAAATGTGATAGACCGTGGCCTGTGTCCGTATTGCGGCGTTTCGATCGATGGGGTGGGAATGTAG
- a CDS encoding molybdopterin molybdotransferase MoeA, translated as MNEFFKVTPIEHVLNYTSDFAPVEAEIISLPDALERILAEDIVSDINIPDFARSTMDGYAVSAKSTFGASESNPAYFMVKGAVFMGETPDFSIGPEQAARIPTGGMLPKGADSVVMIEHTEAVDDSTIEVYRAVAPGQHIVDIGEDILQGNTILPKGVKIRPQELGLLAALGRTRLSVYRQPVVGIISTGDELIPIDQIPAAGKIRDINTYTLAGLVREAGGIPLIFGIMRDNFDQLHETCSLAASQSDMMLISGGSSVGTRDFTIDAISSLPESEILVHGISISPGKPTILARVGNKMFWGLPGHVVSAMVVFSVVVRPFFDRISGITLPRGMKRITARLTRNLPSAQGRTDFIRVRFIEKSGEIWAEPVIGKSGLINTMVKADGLVEIPVNTEGFDQDTPVNVIPL; from the coding sequence ATGAACGAATTTTTCAAAGTCACTCCCATAGAGCATGTACTCAATTATACATCGGATTTTGCGCCTGTCGAGGCAGAAATCATTTCGCTGCCGGACGCTCTGGAAAGAATACTGGCAGAAGATATCGTATCCGATATCAATATACCCGATTTTGCCAGATCCACCATGGACGGCTATGCCGTATCGGCAAAATCCACGTTTGGCGCCTCCGAAAGCAACCCGGCGTATTTCATGGTAAAAGGCGCTGTATTCATGGGAGAAACTCCTGATTTTTCAATCGGGCCTGAACAAGCGGCAAGAATACCCACCGGGGGAATGCTTCCGAAGGGCGCAGACAGTGTCGTCATGATCGAGCATACCGAGGCTGTCGACGATTCGACCATTGAAGTTTACCGGGCGGTCGCTCCGGGACAGCATATCGTAGACATCGGAGAAGACATCCTCCAGGGCAACACCATTCTGCCGAAGGGCGTCAAAATCAGGCCTCAGGAACTCGGACTGCTGGCTGCCCTGGGCAGAACGAGACTGTCCGTTTACCGGCAGCCGGTGGTCGGCATCATTTCAACCGGCGATGAACTGATCCCCATTGACCAGATACCTGCCGCAGGAAAAATCCGGGATATCAATACCTACACGCTGGCCGGTCTTGTAAGAGAAGCCGGGGGGATTCCGCTGATATTCGGCATCATGAGGGACAATTTTGATCAACTTCACGAGACCTGTTCCCTGGCCGCGTCTCAATCCGATATGATGCTGATTTCCGGGGGCAGCTCCGTGGGAACCCGGGATTTTACGATCGATGCCATATCATCCCTCCCCGAATCCGAGATACTCGTTCACGGAATCTCGATCAGTCCCGGAAAACCCACGATCCTGGCCAGAGTCGGGAACAAGATGTTCTGGGGCCTGCCAGGGCATGTGGTATCCGCCATGGTGGTATTTTCGGTTGTGGTCCGCCCTTTTTTCGACCGCATTTCCGGTATTACACTGCCCCGGGGCATGAAACGGATTACCGCACGCCTGACCCGGAACCTGCCATCTGCTCAGGGTCGTACGGATTTTATCAGAGTCCGGTTCATTGAAAAATCCGGAGAGATCTGGGCAGAACCGGTGATCGGAAAATCCGGCCTCATCAATACCATGGTCAAGGCCGACGGGCTTGTCGAAATACCGGTGAACACCGAAGGTTTCGATCAAGACACCCCCGTCAATGTCATCCCCCTGTAA
- a CDS encoding class I SAM-dependent methyltransferase has protein sequence MKQSKIRFTAELESRLMLDMLRPVRGESVLEIGCGTGTRLCALIDSGLQVTGLDPSPYMLDIASRNVRNRVDFYRGVAEDLPFEDNSFDNACIILTLEFVDDFKRTIEEACRVAKNKVFIGFLNKHAVEVMRLRLRTLLCDSIYKHARFFSISELKSHIRYVLGNVPVTCRTVSNFSSSNRIICRKIEQYRFIQRFPFGAFAGMVVVLNPQFITRPLSLICPVNRSTGVFCRINPDELVKGQNRDGIVKSPS, from the coding sequence TTGAAACAGTCGAAAATCCGGTTTACCGCTGAACTCGAAAGCCGGCTGATGCTCGATATGCTTCGACCGGTCAGGGGGGAATCTGTTCTGGAAATCGGTTGCGGTACCGGGACAAGGCTTTGCGCATTGATAGATTCCGGATTACAGGTTACGGGTCTCGACCCTTCTCCCTATATGCTGGATATTGCAAGCCGAAATGTAAGGAATCGGGTGGATTTTTATCGGGGAGTTGCCGAAGATCTGCCGTTTGAGGACAATTCATTTGATAATGCCTGTATCATATTGACGCTCGAATTTGTCGATGATTTCAAAAGAACCATCGAAGAAGCCTGTCGGGTTGCAAAAAACAAGGTGTTTATCGGATTTTTGAATAAACATGCCGTTGAAGTCATGCGGCTGAGACTCAGAACGCTGCTTTGCGACTCCATTTATAAACATGCGCGGTTTTTCAGTATCAGCGAATTAAAAAGCCATATCCGGTATGTGCTGGGCAATGTTCCGGTAACGTGCCGTACGGTAAGTAACTTTTCTTCCTCAAACCGGATCATCTGCCGGAAGATTGAACAATATCGATTTATTCAACGATTTCCATTCGGTGCTTTTGCCGGGATGGTTGTCGTTTTAAATCCTCAATTCATCACCCGTCCCCTGTCGCTGATCTGCCCTGTCAATCGTTCAACAGGTGTTTTTTGCCGGATAAATCCTGATGAACTCGTAAAAGGCCAGAATCGAGACGGCATCGTAAAAAGTCCGAGTTAA
- the ubiA gene encoding putative 4-hydroxybenzoate polyprenyltransferase has translation MNWKHVMNPLTERVLTYGRMIKFSHTVFALPFALSSAVLSTRYHKFEPADLIWILLAMVGARSASMGFNRITDAGLDVRNPRTCQREIPAGRISVMSSWILVILSSALFIFSAGMLGRICLIGSFPVLLILFGYSYTKRFTWLCHLYLGFAISLAPLGTWIALTQGFSWSIVLLSLALMTYIAGFDILYACQDLDVDRREGLFSIPVFFGVQNALLISSALHVLSFICFFLIHIVFDMHLVYLITVMIIGVLLIIEQRLVTPDDLSRVPIAFFHINSIISILLFVGILIDELLRRCL, from the coding sequence ATGAATTGGAAGCATGTGATGAATCCCCTTACGGAACGGGTTTTGACGTATGGCCGGATGATTAAGTTCAGCCATACGGTATTTGCTCTTCCGTTTGCGCTTTCGTCAGCGGTCCTGTCCACACGGTACCATAAATTTGAGCCGGCAGATTTGATCTGGATACTGCTGGCCATGGTCGGAGCGCGATCAGCGTCCATGGGGTTTAACCGGATTACCGATGCGGGTCTGGATGTCAGAAACCCGCGAACCTGTCAGCGGGAAATTCCTGCAGGACGAATTTCCGTCATGTCGTCATGGATACTGGTGATTTTATCGTCGGCGCTGTTTATTTTTTCTGCCGGGATGCTGGGCAGAATCTGTCTGATCGGGTCGTTTCCGGTATTGCTTATTTTATTTGGCTATTCGTATACCAAACGGTTTACCTGGCTTTGTCATCTGTATCTGGGGTTTGCCATATCCCTTGCGCCTCTGGGAACCTGGATCGCTTTGACACAGGGATTTTCGTGGTCCATTGTGCTGCTGTCTCTGGCGCTGATGACCTATATCGCCGGGTTTGATATTCTCTATGCCTGCCAGGATCTGGACGTTGACCGGCGCGAAGGCCTTTTTTCCATACCCGTTTTTTTTGGCGTCCAGAACGCCCTTTTGATTTCATCTGCCCTGCACGTGCTGTCCTTTATCTGCTTTTTTCTTATTCATATAGTATTTGACATGCATCTCGTATACCTGATCACCGTTATGATTATCGGAGTGCTGCTTATTATCGAACAGCGGCTCGTAACGCCGGATGATTTAAGCCGGGTTCCGATTGCGTTTTTCCATATCAACAGCATAATTTCCATCCTGTTGTTTGTTGGTATTCTCATCGATGAACTGCTGAGGAGATGTTTATGA
- a CDS encoding lysine 2,3-aminomutase, whose translation MEFKTNPAIEKKLKLYSRNTIHQIPQTENLPKRLLSSVKAAATVFPFKVNNYVIEELIDWDNIPHDPIFQLTFPQPGMLEDFELDRMERLIRKQASEKEVKIAAQQIQMKLNPHPAGQMDLNVPIEGGKIYSGMQHKYNETVLFFPSQGQSCHAYCTYCFRWAQFAGLDNLKFASRDAEALFTYIKAHPEVTDVLFTGGDPLTMRTRVLKRYTDRLIREKPANLSTIRIGTKSLAYWPYRFITDKDADELLQLFEQITHSGIHLSIMAHFSHSRELETPAVQTAIKRILNTGATIRCQAPLIKHINDDPDVWSTMWKTQVKLGAIPYYMFVGRDTGPKDYFKLPLKTAYQIFSQAYGTVSGLCRTVRGPSMSATQGKILIDGISEIKGEKVFVLKFIQGRDSQWANKVFFARYDSKASWLDELKPAFGETDFFYTKRLNAIAYAKRQAQFQLPHYDEEADEMECALS comes from the coding sequence ATGGAGTTTAAAACAAATCCAGCCATCGAAAAAAAATTAAAATTATATTCACGCAACACTATTCACCAGATTCCTCAGACAGAAAACCTTCCGAAAAGACTGCTATCTTCGGTAAAAGCGGCCGCTACGGTCTTCCCATTTAAAGTAAACAATTATGTGATCGAAGAATTGATTGATTGGGACAATATTCCGCATGATCCTATCTTTCAATTGACATTTCCTCAGCCCGGCATGCTTGAAGATTTTGAACTTGACCGGATGGAACGCCTCATACGGAAGCAGGCATCCGAAAAAGAGGTGAAGATCGCCGCACAACAAATCCAGATGAAACTGAATCCCCACCCGGCAGGACAAATGGATTTGAATGTTCCAATCGAGGGTGGAAAAATTTACAGCGGGATGCAGCACAAGTACAATGAAACGGTTCTCTTTTTCCCCAGCCAGGGACAAAGCTGCCATGCATACTGCACCTACTGCTTCAGGTGGGCTCAATTTGCCGGTCTGGACAATCTGAAATTCGCCAGCCGGGATGCTGAAGCGCTGTTCACCTACATAAAAGCACATCCGGAAGTAACCGACGTTCTTTTTACCGGTGGAGACCCCCTCACAATGAGAACAAGGGTGCTCAAAAGGTATACGGACCGGCTGATCCGGGAAAAACCCGCAAATCTGTCAACCATCAGAATCGGGACAAAATCGCTGGCCTACTGGCCCTATCGGTTTATCACAGACAAAGATGCTGACGAACTGCTGCAGCTCTTCGAGCAGATCACCCACAGCGGAATCCATCTGTCAATCATGGCACACTTCAGCCATTCCAGAGAGCTGGAAACACCTGCCGTCCAAACAGCGATCAAACGGATACTGAATACCGGCGCCACGATTCGATGTCAGGCCCCGCTTATCAAACATATCAATGATGATCCGGATGTATGGTCAACCATGTGGAAAACTCAGGTCAAACTGGGGGCCATTCCATATTACATGTTTGTGGGAAGGGATACAGGCCCGAAAGATTACTTCAAGCTCCCTCTGAAAACCGCTTATCAGATTTTCAGTCAGGCGTATGGAACCGTATCGGGCTTATGCCGAACGGTCAGGGGGCCGTCCATGTCTGCCACACAGGGAAAAATTCTGATCGACGGCATTTCAGAAATCAAGGGGGAAAAAGTCTTCGTCCTGAAATTCATACAGGGTCGTGATTCTCAATGGGCCAATAAAGTCTTTTTTGCCCGATATGACAGTAAGGCCTCGTGGCTGGATGAATTGAAGCCCGCATTTGGGGAGACCGATTTTTTCTATACAAAACGACTCAATGCCATAGCATATGCAAAGCGTCAGGCCCAATTTCAACTGCCCCACTATGATGAAGAGGCCGATGAGATGGAATGTGCTCTCAGCTAA
- a CDS encoding UbiX family flavin prenyltransferase has product MSRKFVVAICGASGAVYGVRLLRALVQVPADIFLIVSEAGQKVLQHEMGYQGESMISFLERSGVNFHEQASLKCYEPSDLFAPPASGSFRHEAMVIAPCSMRTLANISSGIAENLIHRAADVCLKEKRPLILLPREMPLSRIHLKNMLRADSAGATIIPPSPSFYFHPQSIEALVDTVVARVLDHLHVEHQLSRQWGEFVNE; this is encoded by the coding sequence ATGAGCAGGAAGTTTGTTGTTGCCATATGCGGGGCTTCGGGTGCTGTGTACGGGGTTCGGCTGTTACGGGCGCTTGTGCAGGTGCCGGCAGATATTTTCCTGATTGTCTCGGAGGCCGGACAAAAGGTGCTCCAGCATGAAATGGGTTACCAGGGTGAATCCATGATCTCGTTTCTTGAACGGTCCGGTGTGAATTTTCATGAACAGGCATCTTTGAAATGCTATGAACCTTCGGACCTGTTTGCGCCACCGGCCAGCGGGTCATTCCGGCATGAGGCAATGGTGATCGCGCCGTGCTCCATGAGAACGCTGGCCAATATTTCATCGGGTATTGCGGAAAATCTGATTCATCGGGCGGCAGATGTCTGCCTGAAAGAAAAACGGCCGCTGATTCTGCTGCCGCGTGAAATGCCGCTGAGCCGGATTCACTTGAAAAATATGCTTCGTGCAGACTCTGCAGGTGCCACCATCATACCCCCTTCCCCGTCATTTTATTTTCATCCCCAAAGCATTGAAGCACTGGTGGATACCGTCGTGGCAAGGGTACTGGATCATCTTCACGTGGAACATCAATTGAGCAGACAATGGGGGGAGTTCGTGAATGAATAA
- a CDS encoding glycosyltransferase, protein MENRLKTPKVSVIIPTYNRARLLEEAIDSVLSQTFTGYELIVVDDGSTDDTGEVLASCEDRIRVIRQNNQGVSSARNAGIASASGDLITFLDSDDLWLPDKLIRQVEFFQQTPDALICQTEEIWIRNGIRVNPKKRHRKRSGMIFEPSLKLCLVSPSAVMIRRSLFDKVGIFDEDLPACEDYDLWLRISCRYPVYLIDEPLIVKRGGHQDQLSKAPGLDRYRIQALKKIIDSKKLSPVQYAAAVNMLAEKGSIYANGCLKRGRKKESRDVAELIGRYHPFSSTGLKP, encoded by the coding sequence ATGGAAAACAGATTGAAAACTCCCAAGGTGAGTGTCATTATTCCAACTTATAACCGGGCGCGGCTTCTTGAAGAGGCGATAGACTCGGTTTTATCTCAAACATTTACGGGTTATGAACTCATTGTTGTAGATGACGGGTCGACCGATGATACCGGAGAGGTGCTTGCCTCCTGTGAAGACCGAATCCGGGTTATTCGACAGAATAATCAGGGGGTCAGTTCTGCCCGAAATGCGGGGATTGCTTCGGCGTCGGGTGATCTTATCACGTTTTTGGATTCGGATGACCTGTGGCTGCCGGATAAATTGATTCGTCAGGTCGAGTTTTTTCAACAGACCCCGGATGCTTTGATTTGTCAAACAGAAGAGATATGGATTCGTAATGGGATAAGGGTGAATCCAAAAAAACGGCATAGGAAAAGATCGGGAATGATATTTGAGCCGTCGTTGAAGCTGTGTCTGGTCAGTCCGTCTGCCGTGATGATAAGGCGGTCTTTGTTCGATAAGGTCGGTATCTTTGACGAGGATTTGCCAGCCTGTGAAGACTATGACCTGTGGCTCAGAATCAGTTGCCGGTATCCGGTGTATCTGATTGATGAACCGTTGATCGTCAAGCGGGGCGGGCATCAGGATCAGCTTTCAAAAGCGCCGGGGTTGGATAGATATCGCATACAGGCGCTGAAAAAGATTATCGACAGCAAAAAATTATCACCGGTGCAGTATGCCGCTGCCGTGAACATGCTGGCTGAAAAAGGTTCTATATATGCGAATGGGTGTCTGAAGCGGGGCCGGAAAAAAGAGTCCCGGGATGTCGCCGAATTGATCGGCAGATATCATCCGTTTTCAAGTACCGGGTTAAAACCGTGA